Proteins from a genomic interval of Pseudomonas asplenii:
- a CDS encoding chaperone modulator CbpM, translating to MSPALSVQLDMQAFCEASDLPVACVIEIVEHGILEPQGRSPDAWRFLDHELSIARRAAKLHEDLELEWQGVALALELLGEVRQLRAENRMLRQRLERFVHD from the coding sequence ATGAGTCCTGCCCTGAGCGTTCAACTGGATATGCAAGCCTTCTGCGAGGCGTCCGACCTGCCGGTCGCCTGCGTGATCGAAATCGTCGAACACGGCATCCTCGAACCTCAAGGCCGCTCACCGGACGCCTGGCGTTTTCTTGATCATGAGCTGTCGATCGCCCGGCGTGCGGCGAAGCTGCACGAGGATCTGGAACTGGAATGGCAAGGCGTCGCCCTGGCGCTGGAACTGCTGGGCGAGGTCCGGCAATTGCGCGCGGAGAACCGGATGCTGCGCCAAAGGCTTGAGCGTTTCGTCCACGACTGA